The Oceaniferula marina genome includes a window with the following:
- a CDS encoding TIM barrel protein produces MTWKLHNAMWPGLVGKEEGSSEPPISLDRMLELTARSEVNGAHYHGVDIFLYQPHLNIEAAEDEIKQLADHISSMNLKVGSVVAPIWKDTGGGSAMGDSDDRARFVDAVHKACRYTKILRQHGVREYGSIRIDSATSVADWSKDPAANTRLIAQTLQEAARVAEQYDEILVAEGEICWGGMHSWQDMLDLLEEVGMPGRVGFQADLAHTYLYLLGYNAEQHALIRPDSSDQEFWRAYQKMTDLLRPWTYDFHVAQNDGSVHGTGAHDKTGRHCKADDANGKLDIVKCSSYWLLNKDGSPREAIQHICWDGCMFPNQELEQQSTWNTILATMQKVRSELTH; encoded by the coding sequence ATGACCTGGAAATTACACAATGCCATGTGGCCCGGCCTAGTCGGCAAAGAAGAAGGCTCCAGCGAGCCTCCAATCAGCTTGGACAGAATGCTCGAACTGACTGCTCGCAGTGAGGTCAACGGCGCACATTATCACGGTGTTGATATTTTTCTCTACCAACCTCACCTCAACATCGAGGCCGCCGAAGATGAGATCAAACAACTCGCCGATCACATCAGTTCGATGAATCTGAAGGTTGGTTCCGTGGTCGCCCCCATCTGGAAAGACACCGGCGGCGGAAGTGCCATGGGCGACAGCGATGATCGTGCTCGTTTTGTCGATGCAGTGCATAAGGCATGCCGATATACCAAAATCCTGCGTCAACATGGCGTCCGCGAATACGGGTCCATACGGATCGATTCCGCTACCAGTGTGGCCGACTGGTCCAAAGATCCAGCCGCCAACACCCGACTAATCGCGCAAACCCTTCAAGAAGCGGCACGAGTCGCAGAACAGTATGATGAAATCCTCGTTGCCGAAGGTGAAATTTGCTGGGGTGGCATGCATTCGTGGCAAGACATGCTCGACCTCTTAGAGGAAGTCGGCATGCCTGGACGTGTTGGTTTTCAGGCCGATCTCGCCCACACCTATCTCTACCTGCTGGGGTATAATGCCGAACAGCACGCCCTCATTCGTCCCGACAGCTCGGATCAGGAGTTTTGGCGAGCCTATCAAAAAATGACCGACCTGCTACGCCCGTGGACGTATGATTTTCATGTCGCCCAGAACGATGGCAGCGTGCATGGCACCGGGGCTCACGACAAAACGGGTCGCCATTGTAAAGCTGATGACGCCAACGGGAAGTTGGATATTGTCAAATGCTCATCATACTGGCTACTCAACAAAGATGGCAGCCCTCGTGAAGCGATTCAACATATCTGCTGGGACGGCTGTATGTTCCCCAACCAAGAACTCGAACAACAGTCAACCTGGAACACCATTCTGGCAACCATGCAGAAGGTCCGTTCCGAACTCACTCACTAA
- a CDS encoding AraC family transcriptional regulator, producing the protein MYDVEFFQKYGLWDHQASLFDSMPGFLYFAKDTQLRIVSLNQRLANKLGLKEAKDALGKTDDELLPKTLAAAYKEDDLHVIQTGETILNKVELVTRGKGLVDWSTTTKVPLRDHSGKIRGVAGVTRPFATGTSSLDAHSELGPALNIIQKRYAETFPVSELAQAVNLSESAFTRKFKKRLHMTPKEYLRHIRVQEACHQIVQSSAPLANIAAQCGFSDQSHLNREFSKLIKETPKSYRMRFRGN; encoded by the coding sequence ATGTATGATGTCGAATTCTTTCAAAAGTATGGTCTCTGGGATCACCAGGCATCCCTGTTCGACAGTATGCCCGGATTCCTGTATTTCGCAAAGGACACCCAGCTTCGTATCGTCTCACTCAATCAACGACTGGCAAACAAACTGGGTCTCAAGGAGGCTAAAGACGCCTTGGGAAAAACAGATGACGAACTGCTTCCAAAAACTCTGGCTGCCGCTTACAAGGAAGATGACCTGCATGTGATTCAGACCGGTGAAACCATTCTAAACAAGGTGGAATTAGTCACTCGAGGCAAAGGTCTCGTCGATTGGTCCACAACCACCAAAGTGCCACTCAGAGACCACTCCGGAAAAATCCGCGGAGTCGCAGGTGTCACCCGCCCATTTGCTACCGGCACAAGTAGTCTGGATGCCCACTCGGAATTAGGACCGGCACTAAACATTATTCAGAAGCGCTACGCTGAAACCTTCCCCGTCAGCGAGCTGGCTCAAGCGGTCAACCTTTCAGAAAGTGCTTTTACTCGAAAATTTAAAAAGCGACTGCATATGACTCCCAAAGAATATCTCCGCCACATTCGCGTTCAGGAAGCATGCCACCAAATTGTTCAGAGTTCAGCCCCCTTGGCTAACATCGCCGCACAATGTGGCTTCTCAGATCAAAGCCATCTCAACCGGGAGTTTTCCAAACTCATCAAAGAAACGCCAAAATCCTACCGAATGAGATTTCGAGGAAATTAA
- a CDS encoding substrate-binding domain-containing protein gives MIRDSNLHLAQIGHRRICTLAYFSCEHAKERIRGLLEQDMKALGVDFHPSYNLPCIQDDTQSLWEMLENLFSITPPTALIATETTQLITIYSYCMLNQLTIPNDLSLIVTQNSPNLEWFRPSPAFFEYHTDKYIKQIHSWIENYPSSDIDPVLLPSTFSQGASLKAIPS, from the coding sequence ATGATTAGAGACTCCAACTTGCACCTTGCCCAAATAGGTCATCGACGAATTTGCACGCTAGCCTACTTCTCTTGTGAGCATGCTAAAGAACGAATCAGGGGTCTGCTAGAACAAGATATGAAAGCGTTAGGTGTTGACTTTCACCCTAGTTACAACCTCCCGTGCATTCAAGATGACACTCAATCTTTGTGGGAGATGCTTGAAAACCTCTTTTCCATTACTCCTCCAACGGCCCTCATTGCAACAGAGACAACGCAACTGATCACCATTTATTCATACTGTATGTTGAATCAATTAACGATCCCGAATGACCTCTCGCTCATTGTTACACAGAACAGCCCCAACTTGGAGTGGTTTCGGCCCTCACCAGCTTTTTTTGAATACCATACTGATAAATATATCAAACAGATTCACAGCTGGATTGAGAACTACCCATCTAGTGATATTGACCCCGTTTTATTGCCTTCAACCTTCAGCCAAGGAGCTTCACTTAAAGCTATTCCTTCATAA